The following DNA comes from Rhinolophus sinicus isolate RSC01 linkage group LG06, ASM3656204v1, whole genome shotgun sequence.
TTTAGGAAATATGTCATCAGACGCTACAGCAATGCCAAATTATTGGTACATGTGGCACCATGTCCAATAGTATCACTGGGCAAGATGTGAACTAATTGCATATTGAAATCTCCTGGCTGCCAAATTGTGCCAATTTGCTCAGTACTTGCTATCTTATCCCTCTAGTGGAAATATTTACAATGAACTGCAGATCTGTGATCCATATGCCAGGAGTTATATATGGGCTGTTTATGCCATGGTGGTTATGAGTGGTGGTGACATAAGTAAAGGGTCCCACACAGTCTTCCTTTTACTTACTCTTTTCCAAAATGGTAGGTTGAGAGCTAGGACTCTAGTTCAAGACCCTAGAACCAAACTGCCTGAATAGAGATGCAACCTGCTATCTGGACTTCATCAGGCAGTGAGCTAACCAGCCAAAGAGACCTAGGTAAGGAGGCCTGCTGGCTGTATGCGGGCAGTCCCCCAACGTTACAGACACCATCTGCTGTTCAATGGCAAGATACGCTTTCCAACCAGGGGTGACAAAATCGAACAATAATTAATATCCAGTTATACTCATGTATGCATTCCCTAGCAACAATTTATAGAGaagtaaatatataaagtgaCTCAGCACTTACAATGTGCTAGGCCTTTACATATATTAACGAATTTAATCCCCATAATAAGACTGTGATAGACTCTAGCATGACTGCACATGTATATTTGAGTATTTACTCAAAGTATGCAGCGAGCTGTCACCGTGTGTGCTgatattcactttatttcctTACCATTGGGATCAGCCTTCAGAGCCAAGTTACAAAGTCAAAACTTATTTGTACACTGTTTGAACCCCTGTGATGTGCCAAGCACCGTTCTaggtgctttaaaaattatttaatgtcagCAACAACTCTGTTTTGAATTAATGGATTATTGTGTAAAATGAAAACTGCTTCTACTTTCCACGGTTAGGGATAAAGACCCCCAGAGCACAGCCCAGCAGGAGAAGATAAACAATTACAGTGTTCCCTTCCTCATCTCAGAAACTGGCAGGAGCAGCGGGGAGCAACATTGCAAACCTCTGTCATTTACCTTAGTTGGGGCAGATGGTTCTTAACTTGGCAGAATGGAACAATGACTTTGGAGCCTCAAACGTAGCTCCAGAGCCAAGAAGGGCAAGAGAGCTAAACTGCTCTGCCATATAAAATGGGGTACATGGGAGGtagggattaaaaagtataagaaatataAAGGGAGATGGGGGCAGGTCAGCATGATAATGTAACACCAGTCTTTGTTCAGACCTTCAGTGAAACATGTTCACACACAATGCCTTGAGCGATGGATTTGAGGCAGAAAATGACAGTAAAGAGGCTGATTTCCAAGTCTGATTGGCACGGAGCCAAAAGAAGAACAACACTAGTGGGTGAGATCTAGGTGAGATTAGGTGctttttggaaaggaaaactaTGTGCCAGAAGTGACCATGAGAACATAACTCCCCACTGTCTCATCTGGAATTGAACTTCTAACAGAGTAGAATGCTAGATCAGGTCAACcggttttaaatttcaaatgtcaAGGTGACCCTGGCCATCATGCGGGTTGtgtttaaaattgtttccttcttttgccTTTGTAAGTAAGAACCTTCCATACATGTTCATAATAACACCTATCAAACTATTTTGCAGTTGTCTGTACTTGCCTGTCTATATCACTTGCTAGAATCGGGGCAGAGGCTGCACTCCTCTTCAACATCCAATAGTCAAAATAATACCCAACGTATGTATTAAAGGAATGAAGCTGTCCAAAGGCAGATGCTGACGCCTGCCTATTCTTAAATCTATGATCTTTCCTCTATATCCGAGAGCCTCTCTCCCACTAGGGCTGCAATCCATACAAACTTAGCTGGCTGTTCCACACCTGGTGAGAATAATAAACTTCATCCATTATAAGAATACAGTTTCTCATTGAATCTTCCCAGAGCCCCTCCACATTGTACCCCAAAGACACACAATGTCCTCATTACCACATTCACTACAAGCTTATAGAATGACTAACCGTCAGAGTTCTCCAAAAGAGGATATGAATGCCAATGGTAGCTATGGTCAATTATGGAAAACGGGGATAAGAGAACAGCTTCGTTTCATGAATCTTCTAAAGCGCAGTGGCCAAGAACGCTACACAGATTACGTTGTACctttttttacaaatgtttttaggTTACATCAAATAATTAAGCAACTGTAAGAGACTCCGTTATTATCTTTTTTCTGAGAGAAAAGTAAGGGCCATTTTTAAGGAGGTAGGTTgtccttttctgcttttaattacGTCACTGACGTTTTTTAATATTGACCTCATTGGCTTCAGTAGAAGTCACTGCATCGTGacacaaatgaaatgaaaccaCACAGAACAAATATAAGCAAGTTTCCAAAACATGACAAAGAGATACTATCAAAATAATAGCTTCATTTTGACTCAGAGATTTGGCCAACTGTTTGGAGAATTTACTAGTATTTTGCTTACCAGAGGAAGTCCAATCTCACACATTcaatttcaccatttttttctacGCAGGGAAATACCAAGTTAGAAAGGAGAAATGACACAGAAAGGGACTGAAGAAAAATCCTCCCTTATCAGGGAAGTAGAGGGAGCAGAGAATGAAGAATCCTGATTAAACACAAAGCTATGACCAAGCAGTGAAGCACAAAGTAGGCAGAGAAAATCAGATCCTGACAACCAGTTCTGCATTGTGCCTATAATATCAATGGAAAAAAGCCCAGATGTAATCCTTGTCTGGTTGTTCCTACTTCATTTcctgaacaaatatttaagaatttctttATTATACACTGGTTGTCAAATCAGAAACGTGGGTCCAAAACAACCAAGAGAAATAGGAATATTGCCCTCATATACACATCACAATGCATAGGGCTCCTGCCACACAAGACAAAGCCACACATGGTTGAGAATGGACATCCTGTCCCTTGTCTTGCATGTCACAGAATTCATAGTGATGGGGAAGCTGCTTATCAGGGGAATGGATGACTTCTCCTGTGAATTAATGACAGCTCTGTATTGCAGCCCAGGTAGCTGGTAAAAATGTTGTGAGCATTTGTGAGTGGAAGATTTATGCCATTATAACCCTAATATGTTCCTGCAGAATAACAGCACAGCCTATCTAATGTACAATGATGGAATCCCCAAATCTTTGAATTACAGCCGCAAGTATGGACACGCCAAAGGTATGAAAGTTTCTTTCCTACTAAAAATCAACATTTCTTAAACATTCCATTGTGAATATTCTTACATTCCACACTAAAAAGATacctttcctttttaatgatttattttgagttaacaAATGAGATGATTTCTATAGCACGagttataattacataatttgacTTGGTAGtctccttttcactttcttaacatattttttcatatatgctTTTTATAACAGAAATCCATGCACTGACTACTGGAAATAACCAGtcagtctatatatatatatataaaggcgtgtgtgtgtattgaggtataatttacataaagtaaaatttactcTTTTAGTGTATAGTTCCCTTTGAAATaagcatttttgaaattttatttttaattagtttttacattatagtaatttttgttatatatctttttaaaatatagtgtagTAACTTTTATATAGTAACTTTtggtatttttctatttataaactatgtatatgcatgtacatgtgttgcagttttaaaaaattcaaaatgccagtaagcaaaaataaatctGCAATCTTAATACCCATTAGATAATCAAAATTAACCCTTTCTACCTTTTCtgtaacacatattttaaaacatgtttataaaaCTAATGTTATGactatttttcaacattttcttcaactttatATATTATGAATGACTTTTCATGACAGTAAGTATTTAGAAGGTTCCAAAGTCAAATGTCTTCAGGGACAGGCAAGTGATGTCAGCAAGTGAAGTGGGCTGAACTAGCAGATAACTGGAAAAGTGGAGGGTACGTACTTGTTCTAAAGGGGCAGCTACTACTCAGCGTGACTTATAGGAATGCAATTTTTCAGAAGACGTTGAAAATTGGTATTTGTTAGAAATCTCCTTAGTTTTTAAACGTTGGCAatgaattcaacattttaaaaacactctgCAAGCATAATAATATGTATTGTGGGCTGGATTTGTCCTGTGGGCTGCCAGTTTGCAACCTgtgattaagaaaataatttgtaatggTGGTCAAATGTCATGAGCTTTGAAAGCTTCTGATTTAGTCAACTTGGCCTCCTGATGTCCTATTTGCATGGAACccaataatttttataacatgCCACATTTTCCAACCTCTCTTCGAACAACCTCCTACCACCACTCTCACTCAATCCTGTTTGTTATTACAAGGGTttggaaaaaagactggaaagggAATGGGGCCCCGAGTCATGCGGGGGAGTTCTCTGTGCCAACAGGTGCCCTGACATCCTGTGGCATTTGTACAAGGAGGGTAGGATTACAGCCAAACAGCACACTCATTTACGCAGAAAAGAGCCCCTGAAAGTCATCCAGCTCAGTAGGTCACCGAACTTTGAACATTTTCCACCCACATACTGTTATTGATTCTATACACACCGAGAGAGAACTAGAGTGCTTCCCTAAACTGtgtttttgaaagagaaataactGGCAGGCATTTGATTTCCACTTAACAATAAGGCAAACATGAATGTTTTATGTTTGCATGGCCTTATGCAAATGGAAAAGTCTAGTTAGCATACCAAACTACCCTGATGTATTTATAAACACAGAGATAGTCATAAATAGTCATATTGGACAGGGTTCTTTTTGCCAGGTCACAAGATGATGaaaatctttctgttttcttcctttctggctTTCATGTTATTTTGCTCTTGAGATATTTTCCTAAACACAATTAACTACGATGCTTGAGCATggcttttctctttgcctcttttgTTGGGAATTAGGTGACTCTTCCATAGATAAATGAGCATCTCTTTCTTACAACAAATTAGTGCAAGTACATTTCTTCATTTGATGTTCTCTCTTTCAACTGTTTCTTAAGCTTTTGAAAAGAGCTTAGCTGCTTAGCAGTgaatacatacgagtatatatcTGAAGCTTCCCAGGTAACTACATAGTTTAACAAGGTCAAATTCCAATTTCTCAAATTTGCATTCTGCCAAAACAAATTTTCCTTGTGGTTCCAATGAAATTCCTCTGAACCCTTCACAGGGTGGCTGTCTGTGATCCCCTTTTGTGGTGGCTATGATCAGTAATGGGGCAATGTAATGTGTGCCTGAATTGGTTTTAAAGAGTTTGAAAAAATAAGCATGATCATTGTAATTATCAGCCTAATAAACTATTAGCCCAAAGGGTAAATGGACTTAAATGTTGCAACtttcaattctgttttaaaaaggagctttgtttttccaatttatttgtaTTGACTCTATCTTTGGTAGGTTTACTGCTGTGGAACAAAGTCCAGGGGTTTTGGCTGATTCATTCTATTCCTCACTTTCCTCCAATTCCTGAAGAAGGCTATGAGTATCCGTCCTCAGGGATACAATATGGACAAACTGGCATCTGCGTAACTTTCAAGTACAACCAGTATGAAGCAATAGGTAACATTAgagtgtggagggagggagggagggagaaagagagagagagagaacaatgttGAAGAAGGGATTTGGGATTATTAATAAATTTGTCACTTGATTTGTTTCTCTAGTCATAGACCCTCTGATACCTAAATTCTAATATTGGCTTTGCCATGGTGAGACCTTGAGCAAGCTCACTTACAGGACTTTGGTTTCCCGGTCCTTCAATAAATTCTATGAACTTGATCAGGGTAGTAGTTAAAAATGTTTACAGGGGCCAGACAGGTAACAGAAATGAGTGAAAACAATGGATATTGTATGGGCAGTGGGGATAGTGACAAACTGGGGTGTTGACTATCCCCTAGCTTCCCTCAAAAGCTTTAGCTCCATCATATTGTAGCTCAGCAGGAATGTAGACCTAATCGTTACAGAGCTCCATATTTTTCAAGAGTAACcagaaatctgtgtgtgtgtgtgtgtgtgtgtgtgtgtgtgtgtgtgtgtgtgaaagagagagagagagagagagagagagagagagagagaaacttcctactttttaaatgtggtctcaatcttatttttttaattatgtaaattgcATATTGCCTGTAGGCCTCCAACCTGACCCCTCTCAGCCCCCAGATGGTATTCCTTTGAGAGCTCAAGCTCAAATGGCCCAAATACTTAGATTTGGAAAACTGTGGTAGGGGAGGAGGAGAACACTGTTTTACCAATCATTTTTACTTAGGTAATTGCTAAATAGTGGCAAAGTGTGACTTGCTTTTAGAGATAAGAGGTTTAGAAATGTTTTgcatccatttttcattttataagcaAGGATGTCTGAGTCAAGTCAAACCCCAGTCTAATTGGTGGAGTTCATGTAATGATTAGACAGCTGAACAGCATAGAGATTAGCTGTGCGTGTCGATGAGTCACTCTTGAAACTGCATGGTTGGTACATGGAAGCTCTCTACCTTTGTATATGTGCAtataggagaggaaaaaagaaacaaaacagtctGGGCTCCAcggccagactgcctgggtttgaatatCAGCTCCATCGGTTACAagctttatgaccttgggcatgcgaaataaattttatgttaattcatctataaaatgaggctaatgACAAAAGAACTTACCTAACAATAAGGATTTATTAGTAAATACATGTAAAACTCATAGAACAATGCCTAGAAAGtaggaagtgctcaataagtgtcaactattttaatcaaaattatttgaaGGTGTTGGCTTGAAGAagggaatatttttgttttgttttttaactcataAAAGATCTATATTATCAACAAGATTTCCATTTGTATCttaattctgaatttttcttGATTGTTTCTTGTTTCAGATTCTCAGCTCTTGGTCTGCAACCCAAACATTTATAGCTGTTCCATCCCAACTACCTTTCACCAGGAGCTCACCCACATTCCCAAGCTGTGTGCCAGGTCCAGCTCATCAAACATCCCTCGCCGGCACCTCACCACACTTCAGTCAGCCCAGGGACAAAAATTCCTCCATTTTGCGAAGTCTAAATCTTTTCCTGATGGTATGAAAGACCATCATTAAACAATATGTTATATAAATCTGCTGTTGGACTCACTTTGGATTTTGTAGAGGAAATATTCTTATTATTCAGGGGAAGATgtagaaaagaagggaggaaaaaagacattttcagacaccAATGTCgttttagttaatagtaataattttttatgtgcATGACTttagcatttataaaatattctctcAATCACTATTTCAATTATGTTGTTGTTATTATGCTTATGACATCCACATATCAGGGGTGAATGATGATGTCCATTCCTAAGGATATTTTCAGAGACTTATCTAAGTACTAACCTCACTATCTCTCTTCTTATAAACTCTAGACATTTCTGCAGCCTGGATGGCTCAACAGTTGAAGACACACTTGTTAGCAGAAACTTGGCAGCGAAACAAACCAGTGCTTCCTTCAAACTGCTCCCTTCCTTACCACGTCTATAACATCAAAGCAATTAAGATATCTGGACAATCTTATTTCAGTTCTTCTAAGGATCATGCCAAATGGTGTATTTCCAAAAAAGGCGCCAGAAATCGCTGGACATGTATTGGAGACCTAAATCGGAGCCCACACCAAGCTTTCAGAAGTGGAGGATTCATTTGTACCCAGAATCAGCATATTTACCAAGCATTTCAAGGATTAGTTTTATATTACGAGAACTGTAACCAAACTTGGTGAAGGGACATATGTACTATCGTTTTGAATACTGACAGTAGGTCTTCTTCCATTAGttctattctttatatattaaagcCTGTAAATGTACTCATAGTCCACATATCATTGAGTAAAACGCCTTTCTCCAATGTTTACCATCTCATCTTCTAATTAGTGGCAACTTATCTACTTTGCATTTATATTCCCTAAACATAAACTATTATATataactaagaaaatgaaaagaatgaaaggaaaaatatttgttccAGATTAGTCAACTCTGTTGTTCATGGATTGACTGGCCATCTCAAAGATTAAATTTCAGCTCCTTCACAGAGACTTCCCTgactctcctccccactcccttttgaagaaacaaaaatctatatatatatattcttcctaCTATTTAGTCATATTCCTCTTAAAGTTCTTTCTTGCTGGTTTATGGTTAAGTAATGTCATTCTTATAGCTGCTACTTACTAACTATATATCTTGGGCCATTCACTTGAACTCTCTGAGCCTTGGGttttcttatctatgaaatggagataatatctGGGTATGTTtgagcacttagcacagagcctgacacagagCTGACACTTAAAAATACTAGTTGAATTTGAATCTGatcctcccatccccacccagcaagaaaagaaaaaaagtttagaaatgagTAATATgtttccaaaaaaatgtttaagtcagattaggagaaggaaataaaacagcatCTAAGTGCAACCCATGTATTTAGGTGAAATAAAGAAGTATAATATAAAGAAACCAGAATCAAATCTAATAATCTTAATTCcaatatgtttcattttctgtaattctTATCACTAAACATAActattatataaatgaataataataaatttgtattaagtACTAATTACTTAATAAAGTTTGAGATATGATTCCCAATTTCAAGAAGCTTACAATCTAGCAAAAGTAATCCCAACAATAACTAGAACTAGGActtattgagtatttattatgtagTAAACACTGAACCcgcattttatttaatctttataacaatgCTACACAATAGGAACTGTTGTTATCCACATTTTActgacaaagaaactgaggcctacagAGTTTCAGAAACTTGCCCTGTGTTACAAAGGTCTATCTTACCTCTAAGGCTATGCTCTTAACTTCTatcccaagaaacaagaaaatgaagcaaTATAGGATAATATTTACCTTGATATCTCAATACCAACCAAAACTCATGAGACCTCATGGCACTGGTTTAATGACAAGCAGAGAAAAGGCTAAGTTTATCTTCCTGTCAGAGCAAGCATAAGCTATGGGTATGTGGGACACTAACTAGCGAACTTACATGcttgaaaatatgaaaaggcttgaaaaatatgttttggcCTCTCAAAGAGCATCTAAGCATAAACAATtccaataaaatagaatttaaaaagcaaacttaCAAAGCATAAGAGCCTGACTTTAAAGTTGAAGAGGTTCAAAACTTGATTCAATAGTATagagaggaataaatgaaaaggtaaaagagaaagtaaaagagaagGAATTCTACTGaactaaaaatatacaataggTATGAGCCTCCTCCCCACAAAGGCAAATCCATAAATTCTAGAAAAGTGCTCAACAGAACAGTctgaaagagaagagaatcaaAACCAGAGCCCATAGAATAAAGAGTAGAGAAATgtgacagagagaagaaaaagaaggtattGGCCCAGTGGAGATGCACATTAAGGATGTAGTTTCTGCAGAAGGCGGAGACAGGAAGTGGCTAGACCCCTCTTGAGGAAGGAAACAGtgctgaaaaaaaagaacagaatagccCTGGTAGCTCAAGGACACTCAATACTGACCCTGGGAGGAAGGAATCTATCTTGATGTTGGAGGTTCCCCAGggtggagctcagaggcagcacAGAGAGCTAGTACTGCCATCTTTCCCAAGCATAAGCCCAGGATAGCATCCGGTGATGCTGACTCCTACAGGGAGACTGGCATATATCTTTAGGGGAATGACATCATTGGAAGGAAACTGAAACAGTTGTGAATATAAGAGATGTTTTTATTGATTCTCTTTGGGTGAAAGGCAAGGATATGGCAGAGATCATAGAATGAAATTTAAGTCCTAAACCATGGTTTAAAATAAGTACTGGAATGAAAGACTCGTATCTAATATGGGAGTGTATCTtataaagaagtataaaatggAAACTGTTTGGCTGGAAACTACTTAATGTGATTGcgagaaaggaaatataaaacaaa
Coding sequences within:
- the DNASE2B gene encoding deoxyribonuclease-2-beta isoform X2, translating into MNSTKSVLGRTLEQLYQAYASKNNSTAYLMYNDGIPKSLNYSRKYGHAKGLLLWNKVQGFWLIHSIPHFPPIPEEGYEYPSSGIQYGQTGICVTFKYNQYEAIDSQLLVCNPNIYSCSIPTTFHQELTHIPKLCARSSSSNIPRRHLTTLQSAQGQKFLHFAKSKSFPDDISAAWMAQQLKTHLLAETWQRNKPVLPSNCSLPYHVYNIKAIKISGQSYFSSSKDHAKWCISKKGARNRWTCIGDLNRSPHQAFRSGGFICTQNQHIYQAFQGLVLYYENCNQTW
- the DNASE2B gene encoding deoxyribonuclease-2-beta isoform X1, producing MTARLLRKTLALLFLGLFGVLEATISCRNEEGKAVDWFTFYKLPKYQDKESGKIGLEYLYLDSTTRSWRRSKQLMNSTKSVLGRTLEQLYQAYASKNNSTAYLMYNDGIPKSLNYSRKYGHAKGLLLWNKVQGFWLIHSIPHFPPIPEEGYEYPSSGIQYGQTGICVTFKYNQYEAIDSQLLVCNPNIYSCSIPTTFHQELTHIPKLCARSSSSNIPRRHLTTLQSAQGQKFLHFAKSKSFPDDISAAWMAQQLKTHLLAETWQRNKPVLPSNCSLPYHVYNIKAIKISGQSYFSSSKDHAKWCISKKGARNRWTCIGDLNRSPHQAFRSGGFICTQNQHIYQAFQGLVLYYENCNQTW
- the DNASE2B gene encoding deoxyribonuclease-2-beta isoform X4, yielding MYNDGIPKSLNYSRKYGHAKGLLLWNKVQGFWLIHSIPHFPPIPEEGYEYPSSGIQYGQTGICVTFKYNQYEAIDSQLLVCNPNIYSCSIPTTFHQELTHIPKLCARSSSSNIPRRHLTTLQSAQGQKFLHFAKSKSFPDDISAAWMAQQLKTHLLAETWQRNKPVLPSNCSLPYHVYNIKAIKISGQSYFSSSKDHAKWCISKKGARNRWTCIGDLNRSPHQAFRSGGFICTQNQHIYQAFQGLVLYYENCNQTW
- the DNASE2B gene encoding deoxyribonuclease-2-beta isoform X3 yields the protein MFLQNNSTAYLMYNDGIPKSLNYSRKYGHAKGLLLWNKVQGFWLIHSIPHFPPIPEEGYEYPSSGIQYGQTGICVTFKYNQYEAIDSQLLVCNPNIYSCSIPTTFHQELTHIPKLCARSSSSNIPRRHLTTLQSAQGQKFLHFAKSKSFPDDISAAWMAQQLKTHLLAETWQRNKPVLPSNCSLPYHVYNIKAIKISGQSYFSSSKDHAKWCISKKGARNRWTCIGDLNRSPHQAFRSGGFICTQNQHIYQAFQGLVLYYENCNQTW